From one Lolium rigidum isolate FL_2022 chromosome 4, APGP_CSIRO_Lrig_0.1, whole genome shotgun sequence genomic stretch:
- the LOC124648644 gene encoding putative laccase-11, whose product MAMPGLTAGLTRRYTFNVTMATVTRLCKTKSIPTVNGQFPGPKLTVREGDRLVVTVHNNINNNVTFHWHGVQQRRSAWADGPAYITQCPMRPGQSYVYRFTIVGQRGTLWWHAHFSWLRATLYGPIVILPPRGVAYPFPKPYREVPLMLGEWFNADPEAVIKQALQTGGGPNVSDAYTFNGFPGPTYNCSANNTFKLKVKPGRTYMLRLINAALNDELFFAVANHTLTVVQADASYVKPFAANTLVISPGQTMDVLLTAATNPSSLAFAIAIAPYTNTVGTFDNTTAQAVLEYAPQRAAALRNLPAPPLPRYNDTGAVTNFSSKFRSLASPQYPARVPLNVDRHFFFAVGLGADPCQSPVNGTCQAPNNTRFAASINNVSFVMPKTSLLQAHYQRRYSGVLAANFPAAPVRKFNYTGTPPNNTFVTHGTRVVPLAFNTTVEVVLQDTSIQGAESHPLHLHGYDFHVVGTGFGNYDAANDTAKYNLVDPVQRNTISVPTAGWVAIRFVANNPGVWIMHCHFDVHLSWGLSMAWLVNDGPLPSQKLPPPPSDIPKCS is encoded by the exons atggccatgccgggccTCACCGCCGGCCTCACCCGCCGCTACACTTTCAATGTGACGATGGCGACGGTGACGAGGCTGTGCAAGACGAAGAGCATCCCGACGGTGAACGGGCAGTTCCCGGGGCCGAAGCTCACCGTCCGGGAGGGCGACCGGCTCGTCGTCACCGTgcacaacaacatcaacaacaacgTCACCTTCCACTGGCACGGCGTGCAGCAGCGGCGGAGCGCGTGGGCGGACGGGCCGGCGTACATCACGCAGTGCCCCATGCGCCCCGGGCAGAGCTACGTGTACCGGTTCACCATCGTCGGCCAGCGCGGAACGCTCTGGTGGCACGCCCACTTCTCCTGGCTCCGTGCCACGCTCTACGGGCCCATCGTCATCCTCCCGCCCCGCGGCGTCGCGTACCCGTTCCCCAAGCCCTACCGCGAGGTGCCCCTCATGCTCGGCGAGTGGTTCAACGCCGACCCGGAGGCGGTGATCAAGCAGGCGCTGCAGACCGGCGGCGGCCCCAATGTCTCAGACGCATACACCTTCAACGGCTTCCCTGGCCCGACATACAACTGCTCAGCCAACA ATACGTTCAAGCTGAAAGTGAAGCCCGGGCGGACGTACATGCTGCGGCTCATCAACGCGGCGCTCAACGACGAGCTCTTCTTCGCGGTCGCCAACCACACGCTCACCGTCGTGCAGGCGGACGCCAGCTACGTCAAGCCCTTCGCCGCCAACACGCTCGTCATCTCGCCGGGCCAGACCATGGACGTGCTCCTCACCGCGGCGACCAACCCGTCGTCCCTGGCCTTCGCCATCGCCATCGCGCCCTACACCAACACGGTGGGCACCTTCGACAACACCACGGCGCAGGCCGTCCTCGAGTACGCCCCGcagcgcgccgccgcgctccggaacCTCCCGGCTCCGCCACTCCCGCGGTACAACGACACGGGCGCAGTCACCAACTTCTCGTCCAAATTCCGGAGCCTCGCCAGCCCGCAGTACCCGGCGCGCGTGCCGCTCAACGTGGACCGGCACTTCTTCTTCGCCGTCGGGCTCGGCGCCGACCCGTGCCAGAGCCCTGTGAACGGGACGTGCCAGGCGCCCAACAACACCCGCTTCGCGGCGTCCATCAACAACGTCTCCTTCGTCATGCCCAAGACCTCGCTCCTCCAGGCGCACTACCAGCGCCGCTACAGCGGCGTGCTCGCCGCCAACTTCCCGGCCGCGCCGGTGCGCAAGTTCAACTACACCGGCACGCCGCCCAACAACACGTTCGTGACCCACGGCACCAGGGTTGTGCCGCTCGCGTTCAACACCACCGTGGAGGTGGTGCTGCAGGACACCAGCATCCAGGGCGCCGAGAGCCACCCGCTGCACCTGCACGGCTACGACTTCCACGTCGTCGGCACGGGGTTCGGCAACTACGACGCCGCCAACGACACCGCCAAGTACAACCTCGTCGACCCCGTGCAGCGGAACACCATCTCCGTGCCCACCGCCGGCTGGGTCGCCATCCGCTTCGTCGCCAACAACCCCG GTGTGTGGATCATGCACTGCCACTTCGACGTGCACTTGAGCTGGGGCCTGTCCATGGCGTGGCTCGTCAACGACGGGCCGCTCCCCAGCCAGAAGCTGCCGCCTCCGCCGTCCGATATCCCCAAATGCTCCTAG